One Methanobacterium bryantii genomic window carries:
- a CDS encoding elongation factor 1-beta, whose amino-acid sequence MGEVVATIKLMPESPEIDLEQLKSDIQTSIPEGAELHKIDEEPIAFGLVALNVMVIVEDQEGGTEKVEENLAKLSGVNSIEVTDTRRLM is encoded by the coding sequence ATGGGAGAAGTAGTAGCAACAATAAAATTAATGCCAGAAAGTCCTGAAATTGATTTAGAACAACTGAAATCAGATATTCAAACATCAATTCCTGAAGGTGCAGAACTTCATAAAATAGACGAAGAACCAATTGCGTTTGGTCTTGTAGCCCTCAATGTTATGGTCATTGTAGAAGACCAGGAAGGGGGAACTGAAAAGGTTGAAGAAAACCTCGCTAAACTAAGCGGAGTTAACAGTATAGAAGTTACTGATACTAGAAGATTAATGTAA
- a CDS encoding PsbP-related protein, whose amino-acid sequence MKKYAVLLMAVLAVVVFSSGCTSQGNNTYNFKGISFNYSSSWQEISNIKTQDALVGVGDPDSVDKPTNNVNTLVIVQKVPISSNSTLKQFYEDTYAKYAQDSTFQTISNKTIKVNGLTGYENVHKIMVNGVLKEERVVWLEKNGNAYVILCGALIGDFDGQQSNFNIVINSFKIQ is encoded by the coding sequence ATGAAAAAATATGCAGTTCTTCTAATGGCGGTTTTGGCAGTTGTAGTTTTTTCTTCGGGTTGTACAAGTCAGGGTAATAATACCTATAATTTTAAGGGAATATCCTTTAATTATTCTAGTAGCTGGCAGGAAATTTCAAATATTAAAACACAGGACGCGCTTGTGGGAGTTGGAGATCCAGATTCGGTAGATAAACCAACAAACAATGTAAATACACTTGTAATCGTTCAAAAAGTACCAATATCTTCTAACTCTACATTAAAACAGTTTTATGAGGATACATATGCCAAATATGCTCAAGATTCAACTTTTCAGACTATTTCTAATAAAACCATTAAAGTAAATGGTTTGACTGGTTATGAGAACGTCCACAAAATTATGGTAAATGGGGTTTTAAAGGAAGAAAGGGTTGTTTGGCTTGAAAAAAATGGCAATGCCTATGTTATACTCTGTGGGGCATTAATTGGTGACTTTGATGGCCAACAATCAAACTTTAACATAGTCATAAACTCTTTCAAGATTCAATAA
- a CDS encoding methyltransferase family protein, with protein sequence MAAQNNKVSTGQMIFSVIWILLLPALLLILAGDWFWIQGWLFDIWYIVLGFSTVIYLYFKDPGLLLERLRKPGTGGEKGWDKYWLFIFLILFMAWFVIMPLDAKRYLWTINFPLWLEVIGGILLLIGFYFTFRALADNPYASAEVRIQTERKQKVVSTGVYGFVRHPMYLGGILYLIGAPLLLGSKYGLLLGILMAVFIVVRIVGEEKALIGELEGYKEYMERVKHRLIPFIW encoded by the coding sequence ATGGCGGCCCAAAACAATAAGGTCAGTACAGGTCAAATGATCTTTTCAGTTATTTGGATTCTTCTACTTCCAGCACTGCTTCTTATTCTTGCTGGAGACTGGTTCTGGATTCAAGGATGGCTTTTTGATATATGGTATATTGTGCTGGGTTTTTCAACTGTCATTTATCTATATTTTAAAGACCCAGGATTACTCCTTGAAAGACTTAGAAAGCCTGGAACCGGCGGAGAAAAGGGATGGGATAAATACTGGCTTTTTATATTTTTAATCCTGTTTATGGCATGGTTTGTAATCATGCCTTTAGATGCTAAAAGATATTTATGGACCATTAACTTCCCATTATGGCTGGAGGTTATTGGGGGAATCTTATTATTAATTGGGTTTTACTTTACCTTTCGGGCTTTGGCTGATAATCCATATGCGTCAGCGGAAGTTAGAATACAAACAGAAAGGAAGCAGAAAGTTGTTTCAACGGGAGTTTATGGATTTGTAAGACATCCCATGTACCTTGGCGGGATATTATATTTGATAGGGGCGCCTTTGCTTTTGGGCTCTAAATATGGGCTTTTGCTTGGTATATTAATGGCAGTTTTTATTGTGGTAAGGATAGTTGGAGAAGAAAAAGCGTTAATTGGAGAATTAGAGGGTTATAAAGAGTATATGGAAAGAGTTAAACACCGGTTGATTCCGTTCATCTGGTGA
- a CDS encoding response regulator — MTDNLDSKSISSLSVLLVEDNIADARLIEEFLKEISINAVLHIVRDGKEAMDFLYLNCKYNGECKSTFVILDLNLPKMSGREVLKEIKNDDELKRIPVVILTTSTAEEDINECYNNHANCYITKPLDFDEFANTMNSIKSFWFNMAELPKI; from the coding sequence ATGACGGATAATTTGGACTCTAAATCTATTAGTTCACTCTCTGTTTTATTAGTTGAGGATAATATTGCAGACGCCCGATTAATAGAAGAATTTTTAAAGGAAATTAGTATAAATGCAGTTTTGCATATTGTACGTGATGGAAAAGAGGCCATGGATTTTCTGTATTTAAACTGTAAATATAATGGGGAGTGTAAATCTACATTTGTAATTTTAGACCTAAATTTACCGAAAATGAGCGGCCGTGAGGTTTTAAAAGAAATTAAAAATGATGATGAACTAAAAAGAATACCTGTGGTAATTCTTACAACTTCAACGGCAGAAGAAGACATAAATGAGTGTTATAACAATCATGCAAACTGTTACATCACTAAACCTCTTGATTTTGATGAATTTGCAAATACAATGAATTCAATTAAAAGTTTCTGGTTTAACATGGCAGAATTACCAAAGATTTAG
- a CDS encoding PsbP-related protein, protein MRKYAILVISILAIVIFASGCTSETQNKTYNLSGIYFNYPGAWSELSSDQINLTSDSASAIVAVSDDSGQTGVLIQSTPSSSQSLTDFVNLNKASIKKMGYAILSENTTTVNGVKAHQIIFNGNDTKQVMTLFKKNNKIYYIVFNSQPEDFDSQQTNYNMVLKTFKVQ, encoded by the coding sequence ATGAGAAAATATGCGATTTTAGTAATATCTATTTTAGCCATTGTGATTTTTGCATCCGGTTGTACATCTGAAACTCAAAACAAGACGTATAACTTAAGTGGCATTTATTTTAATTATCCTGGTGCCTGGAGTGAATTATCATCTGATCAAATTAATCTCACCAGTGATTCTGCTTCTGCAATTGTAGCTGTTAGTGATGATAGTGGACAGACAGGTGTTTTGATACAAAGTACTCCTTCTTCATCTCAATCATTGACTGATTTTGTAAATTTAAACAAGGCAAGTATTAAAAAAATGGGTTATGCCATTTTATCAGAGAATACAACAACAGTAAATGGGGTAAAGGCTCATCAGATAATTTTCAATGGAAATGATACTAAACAAGTCATGACTCTATTTAAGAAAAATAATAAGATTTATTACATTGTTTTCAATTCACAACCAGAAGATTTCGATAGCCAGCAAACCAATTATAATATGGTACTGAAGACTTTTAAAGTACAGTAA
- a CDS encoding glycoside hydrolase family 15 protein: protein MENKFKDIENYGIIGNLETCALIGSDGSIDWMCLPYLESPSIFAAILDNKRGGHFAIQPVSKFSSFQAYIKETNILQTTFNTPFGMVTITDFMPVNLYDGTKHHRTLYRKVKCIEGHIRLELSFKPRFNYAKDVPDFKLIEGGATCSFEDNELFLNTVVPLKIKEDEITSQFNMRKDMEIWFVLQYNQQDHYSPEYPPDYGKFNEKLDALQEYWQNWTYKCHKICILEDIWHDIIARSGLVLKLLANPESGAIAAAATTSLPECTGGVRNWDYRYAWIRDSAYTIQALFHLEHVQESQDYMRWINSIIKQGTHPSDIRIMYPLHKDEAVEEQMLEYLSGYKQSSPVRIGNAAVNQKQLDIYGELINAIYDTTRYGKDISDKTWEFIKNFVDYICEVWNTKDRGIWEIRGEPLHYVHSKLMCWVAVDRGIKIAKFKKTETSCNWEETKNEIETAILEKGFNKELNSFVQSFDSGAIDATTLLIPRMGLLPYDDPRVQGTIEAVMKNLMTEKGLVYRYKNEDGLPGAEGCFLICSFWLVDSLALSGRLDEAISIFVNVLQLMSPLGLLAEEIDPKTGKLLGNFPQAFSHIGLVNSALYIGIARGRKHKGPKPQGFKHSVPYKKEKFKIKK, encoded by the coding sequence ATGGAAAATAAATTCAAAGATATTGAAAATTACGGCATTATAGGAAACCTGGAAACATGTGCACTTATTGGTAGTGATGGATCTATAGATTGGATGTGTCTCCCATACCTGGAATCGCCTTCAATCTTTGCAGCAATTTTAGATAACAAGCGAGGAGGACATTTTGCTATTCAGCCGGTCTCAAAATTCAGCTCATTTCAGGCTTATATTAAAGAAACCAATATCCTCCAAACCACATTCAATACCCCCTTTGGAATGGTTACAATAACTGATTTTATGCCCGTCAATCTTTATGACGGGACTAAACACCATAGAACTCTTTATCGGAAAGTTAAGTGCATTGAAGGGCATATTCGACTTGAATTAAGTTTCAAACCACGTTTTAATTATGCCAAGGATGTCCCTGATTTCAAGTTAATAGAAGGAGGAGCAACATGCAGTTTTGAGGATAATGAGTTATTTTTAAATACAGTTGTTCCACTCAAAATCAAAGAGGATGAAATAACAAGCCAGTTTAACATGAGAAAAGACATGGAAATATGGTTTGTTCTTCAATATAACCAGCAGGATCATTATTCTCCAGAGTATCCTCCAGATTATGGTAAGTTTAATGAAAAATTAGATGCCCTGCAGGAATACTGGCAAAACTGGACTTACAAATGCCACAAAATCTGTATCCTTGAAGATATCTGGCATGATATCATTGCTCGCTCTGGTTTAGTACTTAAATTACTGGCAAATCCAGAGAGCGGGGCAATTGCAGCCGCTGCCACAACTTCTCTCCCCGAATGTACAGGAGGAGTAAGAAATTGGGACTACCGCTATGCATGGATTAGGGATTCAGCATATACTATACAGGCGCTTTTCCACCTTGAACATGTACAGGAATCCCAGGATTACATGAGATGGATTAACAGCATTATAAAACAGGGCACTCACCCTTCAGATATCCGCATAATGTATCCACTCCATAAAGACGAGGCCGTTGAAGAACAGATGCTGGAATATCTTTCAGGTTACAAACAATCAAGCCCTGTTAGGATAGGAAATGCAGCCGTTAATCAAAAGCAGCTAGATATTTATGGAGAACTAATAAATGCCATTTATGATACCACCCGTTATGGGAAAGATATTTCAGATAAAACATGGGAATTTATAAAAAATTTTGTTGACTATATCTGCGAAGTCTGGAACACTAAAGACCGAGGGATATGGGAAATAAGGGGTGAACCCCTCCATTATGTGCATTCAAAACTTATGTGCTGGGTAGCTGTTGATCGAGGGATTAAAATAGCAAAATTTAAGAAGACTGAGACTTCCTGCAACTGGGAAGAAACAAAAAATGAGATAGAAACTGCAATACTGGAAAAAGGTTTTAATAAAGAATTAAACAGTTTTGTTCAATCCTTTGATTCAGGTGCCATTGATGCAACAACACTGCTTATTCCAAGAATGGGGCTGCTGCCCTATGACGATCCACGGGTTCAAGGCACCATTGAAGCTGTCATGAAAAATTTAATGACTGAAAAAGGTCTTGTTTACCGCTACAAAAATGAAGACGGGCTTCCCGGAGCTGAAGGCTGCTTTTTAATTTGTTCTTTTTGGCTTGTGGATTCTCTTGCCCTTTCTGGAAGGTTAGATGAAGCTATAAGTATATTTGTTAACGTGCTCCAGTTAATGAGCCCTTTAGGCCTTCTGGCTGAAGAAATAGATCCCAAAACAGGTAAATTGCTCGGAAATTTCCCTCAAGCATTCAGCCATATAGGCCTAGTTAACAGCGCATTATATATAGGAATAGCCAGAGGTAGAAAACATAAAGGACCTAAACCTCAAGGATTCAAACACAGTGTGCCGTATAAAAAGGAAAAATTCAAAATAAAGAAATAA
- a CDS encoding YcaO-related McrA-glycine thioamidation protein: protein MFKEVPVKYFGCTHRAMPPEETINWVKGKLKTAGVTRVAEITHLDRIGIPVYSAIRPSAAEGAVSIYAGKGATKNQAKASAMMEAFERYSAELSEDNIKNNLISACFGEMDGCMDPESLILPNLPFDLQEKELNWVKSVNIMDDKEYLVPANSVFHPYVTSNDTSLFKSNTNGLASGNRVEEAIFHGMMEVIERDAWSIFETKRKKAVEIDLESIENPLIKELLDKFKKEGIDVKLVNLTSDIEAATIAAVSDDTVLKDPALLTLGVGTHLDPEIAAMRALTEVAQSRATQIHGTREDTTRAVFMRKAGYERMKRMNKHWFGESEEVIDLRQIKNHAGKSFKEDIETSMKLLEKVGFKDVLFVDLTREEIEIPVVRVIIPGLEVYSIDTTRVGKRLRQRVKAN from the coding sequence ATGTTTAAAGAAGTTCCAGTAAAATATTTTGGATGTACACACAGGGCAATGCCTCCAGAAGAGACTATAAACTGGGTAAAAGGTAAATTGAAAACTGCAGGAGTAACAAGGGTGGCTGAAATAACTCACCTTGATAGAATTGGGATACCTGTTTATTCTGCAATAAGGCCGTCTGCTGCAGAGGGCGCTGTGAGTATCTACGCTGGAAAAGGAGCTACAAAAAACCAGGCTAAAGCATCAGCCATGATGGAAGCTTTTGAGAGGTATTCTGCAGAGCTTTCAGAAGATAACATAAAAAATAATTTAATTTCAGCATGTTTTGGTGAAATGGATGGGTGTATGGATCCTGAATCACTTATACTTCCAAATTTGCCCTTTGATCTGCAGGAAAAAGAATTGAACTGGGTAAAGTCGGTAAATATAATGGACGATAAAGAATATCTGGTGCCGGCTAATTCTGTATTTCACCCGTATGTCACTTCAAATGACACCAGTCTATTTAAATCAAATACAAATGGACTTGCATCTGGAAATAGGGTAGAAGAAGCTATATTTCATGGTATGATGGAAGTTATTGAAAGGGACGCATGGAGCATATTTGAAACTAAACGAAAAAAGGCGGTTGAAATAGACCTTGAATCCATTGAAAATCCGCTTATCAAGGAACTCCTTGACAAATTCAAAAAAGAGGGGATCGATGTTAAGCTTGTAAATTTAACATCTGATATTGAAGCAGCCACAATCGCGGCAGTTTCAGATGACACTGTTTTAAAAGACCCTGCATTACTCACACTTGGTGTTGGAACCCATTTAGACCCTGAAATAGCAGCTATGAGGGCGTTGACTGAAGTGGCCCAGAGCCGCGCCACCCAGATTCACGGTACAAGAGAAGATACCACTAGGGCAGTTTTCATGAGAAAAGCCGGCTACGAGCGGATGAAGCGGATGAATAAGCACTGGTTCGGCGAATCTGAAGAAGTCATTGATTTGAGGCAGATCAAAAACCATGCTGGAAAATCTTTCAAGGAAGATATTGAAACATCCATGAAACTTTTAGAAAAAGTAGGGTTTAAAGATGTTTTATTTGTGGATCTTACCCGGGAAGAGATTGAAATTCCTGTTGTAAGGGTTATAATTCCAGGTTTGGAAGTTTATTCTATTGATACCACACGTGTTGGAAAGAGGCTTAGGCAAAGGGTAAAAGCCAATTAA
- a CDS encoding methyltransferase family protein: MDTEKNYEDFTVDDGKKEIITQTISLCIWFAFILFLSGNWFWIGGWIFALWFIGLTLARNIYLRSKDPELLKERSMKPGTGNQKGWDRYLMYIIGAIFITWFLIMPLDAQRFAWTTNFPVWLQVVGGILLLISFFFSYRAYTDNTFLSPLVRIQTERKQKVVSTGVYGFVRHPLYLGDVLFFIGTPLLLGSKYGLILGVVMLFIIAVRIVGEEKMLVEDLEGYSDYQNKVKSRLIPFLW; encoded by the coding sequence GTGGATACTGAAAAGAATTATGAGGACTTTACAGTGGATGACGGAAAAAAAGAAATTATAACGCAAACTATTTCTCTTTGTATATGGTTCGCATTTATTCTTTTCCTTTCAGGGAACTGGTTCTGGATTGGAGGCTGGATCTTTGCTCTGTGGTTTATTGGACTTACACTGGCAAGGAATATTTATTTACGCAGCAAAGACCCGGAATTACTTAAAGAAAGATCTATGAAACCGGGAACCGGCAATCAGAAAGGGTGGGATAGATATCTCATGTACATAATTGGAGCGATCTTTATAACATGGTTCTTAATCATGCCCCTGGATGCTCAAAGATTTGCATGGACTACTAACTTTCCAGTATGGCTGCAGGTTGTTGGTGGAATCTTACTTTTAATATCATTCTTTTTCTCATACAGGGCGTATACAGACAACACTTTCTTATCACCTCTAGTTAGGATACAAACAGAACGGAAGCAGAAGGTTGTTTCAACTGGAGTTTATGGATTTGTAAGGCATCCTCTGTATTTAGGAGATGTACTGTTCTTTATAGGGACTCCTCTTCTTTTAGGCTCTAAATATGGACTTATACTTGGCGTGGTGATGCTTTTCATCATTGCAGTGAGGATCGTTGGGGAAGAAAAGATGCTGGTTGAAGATCTGGAAGGATACTCTGACTACCAGAATAAAGTAAAAAGCAGGCTTATTCCATTTTTATGGTAA
- the pth2 gene encoding aminoacyl-tRNA hydrolase, with protein MKQVMVIRTDLKMGKGKIAAQSCHASLGAFKRADKRKIMKWELGGEKKVVVKVKDLKELYEIYEIVKRSDVPYYLVQDAGRTELPSGTVTCLGIGPDDDEKIDKITHDLKLL; from the coding sequence ATGAAACAGGTCATGGTTATAAGAACAGATTTAAAGATGGGTAAAGGAAAGATTGCAGCCCAATCCTGTCATGCAAGTTTAGGTGCCTTCAAGAGGGCAGACAAAAGAAAAATTATGAAATGGGAATTAGGCGGCGAAAAGAAAGTTGTAGTTAAAGTTAAAGACTTAAAGGAACTTTATGAAATATATGAAATAGTAAAACGTTCTGATGTCCCTTATTATCTTGTTCAGGATGCTGGAAGAACTGAACTGCCAAGCGGTACAGTGACATGTCTGGGTATTGGGCCGGATGACGATGAAAAGATAGATAAAATAACTCATGATTTGAAACTGCTTTAA
- a CDS encoding zinc finger domain-containing protein → MAKAECISCKQEISPVETCVKFKCPECDEVLYRCQKCRTFGHLYTCKCGFTGP, encoded by the coding sequence ATGGCAAAAGCAGAATGTATATCATGTAAACAAGAAATATCCCCTGTAGAAACATGTGTAAAATTCAAATGTCCAGAATGTGACGAAGTACTCTACAGATGTCAAAAGTGCCGAACATTTGGGCACCTTTATACCTGCAAATGTGGATTTACAGGTCCTTAA
- a CDS encoding class I SAM-dependent methyltransferase, giving the protein MDKIALTEEKETLLIPLFGKANENRKKHPILVDKKAVEIVNQIDYNFKSLKIPEKTNTMMCLRAKLIDNFVKDFLSNNYENTALHLGCGLDSRYNRIKNNNVDWYDVDFKDVIDIRRHFYKESHNYHLIASSVTEHEWLEKIPAGKKHYIVIAEGLLMYLKENEIKTLLTDIKNRIGSYTLIFDAFNTYTAKKVKNQPSIKKTGAAIHWGIDDPKELTSWGAGIRFIEEQYFTSNDEVKNLDSLTRTMYKLANLFPMAKKAHRLLIYRIN; this is encoded by the coding sequence ATGGATAAAATCGCTTTAACCGAAGAAAAAGAAACTTTACTTATCCCCCTATTTGGGAAAGCAAATGAAAACAGAAAAAAACATCCCATACTTGTTGACAAAAAAGCAGTTGAAATTGTAAATCAAATAGATTATAATTTCAAATCACTCAAAATTCCTGAAAAGACAAACACGATGATGTGTTTAAGGGCAAAACTCATTGATAACTTCGTTAAAGATTTCCTCTCAAATAATTATGAAAACACCGCCCTGCATCTAGGTTGTGGACTTGACAGCAGGTACAACAGAATCAAAAATAACAATGTTGACTGGTACGATGTTGATTTTAAAGATGTTATTGATATCCGCAGGCATTTTTACAAAGAATCCCATAATTACCATTTAATTGCTTCTTCTGTTACTGAACATGAATGGTTAGAAAAAATACCTGCAGGTAAAAAACATTATATAGTTATAGCTGAAGGCCTGTTGATGTACCTTAAAGAAAACGAAATTAAGACACTGCTTACTGACATTAAAAACAGAATTGGCAGTTATACCTTAATTTTTGACGCATTTAACACTTATACAGCAAAAAAAGTAAAAAATCAGCCGTCAATAAAAAAAACAGGCGCAGCAATTCATTGGGGCATTGATGATCCCAAAGAACTTACCAGTTGGGGAGCAGGGATCCGGTTCATTGAAGAACAGTATTTCACATCAAATGATGAAGTCAAAAATTTAGATAGTCTAACAAGGACCATGTATAAACTGGCAAATTTATTTCCAATGGCTAAAAAAGCACATAGATTGTTAATTTATAGAATTAACTAA
- a CDS encoding amino acid kinase family protein, with the protein MEWVVKVGGSLFPDDAIEFCKALVGKNAIVICGGGDLANKLREYDADIKFSDTAAHKTAILCMDILGMLVADKIDGAEAVYSVEDAKKVMVDGRLPILLPSRLFEYLDPLEHSWDVTSDSISVYIAWLLKSKILIVTNVDGIYDVDPSIDGAKLLKSINAKKLLNFSETSVDVNLPELLLEYNLDCYVVNGKFPKRAISLIEGKNSKCTFIRGENKPEVF; encoded by the coding sequence ATGGAATGGGTAGTTAAAGTTGGTGGAAGCTTATTTCCAGATGATGCCATAGAGTTCTGCAAAGCACTCGTGGGCAAAAATGCCATAGTTATCTGCGGCGGAGGCGATCTTGCAAATAAACTAAGGGAATACGATGCAGATATTAAATTTTCAGATACAGCTGCTCATAAAACTGCTATTTTATGCATGGACATTCTTGGAATGCTTGTTGCAGATAAAATAGATGGTGCAGAGGCAGTTTATTCTGTGGAAGACGCAAAGAAGGTTATGGTTGATGGAAGGCTCCCCATATTGCTGCCTTCTCGATTATTTGAGTATCTTGATCCGCTTGAACACTCATGGGATGTAACATCGGATTCCATATCAGTTTATATAGCATGGCTCCTCAAAAGCAAAATATTAATAGTAACAAATGTAGATGGTATATATGATGTCGATCCATCTATAGATGGTGCGAAACTTTTAAAAAGTATAAATGCAAAAAAACTACTGAATTTTAGTGAAACATCAGTTGATGTAAACTTACCCGAGCTTTTACTTGAATATAACTTAGACTGTTATGTTGTTAATGGAAAGTTTCCCAAGAGAGCTATTTCTCTAATTGAAGGTAAGAATTCTAAATGCACGTTTATTCGTGGTGAAAATAAACCAGAGGTTTTTTGA